Proteins from a single region of Pseudodesulfovibrio portus:
- a CDS encoding substrate-binding periplasmic protein, producing the protein MLICRRCAWFLLAACLWALAAPVSGLAESIRVGIGFAIPPYVIRSEDAGVEVDIIREALGRVGVEAEFIYLPNLRLPVAFAEGSVDCVAANAGYDLAADSGVPAYYSTITVIFHNYAVSLEKNGFSIMSIEDLADKRVLAFNNAAKYLGRDFAAMAASNARYSELADQALQVRMLLSGRVDVVISDKRIFLYWMKKNNRYSGLGIKPGESRLAFHSIFPPAPRRVAFRDEDLRTRFDQGLGLLNSEGGIKVIEERYAGVEEE; encoded by the coding sequence GTGTTGATCTGCAGACGTTGTGCCTGGTTCCTGCTGGCGGCTTGCCTGTGGGCGCTTGCGGCGCCGGTTTCCGGCCTGGCCGAGTCGATCCGGGTGGGGATCGGATTCGCCATTCCTCCCTACGTCATCCGGAGTGAAGACGCCGGGGTGGAAGTGGACATCATTCGCGAGGCCCTGGGGCGGGTCGGAGTCGAGGCGGAGTTCATCTACCTGCCGAACCTCAGGCTGCCGGTGGCCTTTGCCGAGGGCAGCGTGGACTGCGTGGCCGCCAATGCCGGGTATGATCTGGCTGCGGACAGCGGCGTACCGGCCTACTATTCCACCATCACGGTGATATTTCACAACTATGCGGTGAGCCTGGAAAAAAACGGGTTCAGCATCATGTCCATCGAGGATCTTGCCGACAAGCGGGTGCTCGCGTTCAACAATGCGGCCAAGTATCTGGGGCGGGACTTCGCCGCCATGGCCGCTTCCAACGCGCGTTATTCGGAGTTGGCCGATCAGGCCCTGCAGGTCAGGATGCTTCTTTCTGGCCGGGTGGACGTGGTCATATCGGACAAGCGCATTTTTCTGTACTGGATGAAGAAAAACAATCGGTACTCGGGGCTCGGGATCAAACCCGGGGAGAGCCGGCTTGCATTTCATTCCATTTTCCCGCCGGCACCGAGGCGGGTGGCCTTCAGGGACGAAGACCTGCGCACCCGTTTTGACCAGGGGCTTGGCCTGCTCAATTCCGAGGGGGGCATCAAGGTCATCGAAGAACGGTATGCCGGCGTCGAGGAAGAGTGA
- a CDS encoding nitroreductase family protein: MPLFTIDPNKCNRDGLCAAECPVGCIEFIEGELPGPHEKKQSYCLNCGHCVAVCPSDAITLERLPAKSVRLDRSLNISWEQAEQYLKGRRSVRFFKDEPVPEVVLARILAVTEYAPSGHNARPTRWSVATSRDKVAELAGAVVNWMRFEVDRESPVAARLHLAGIVRAWDNGLDLVCRNAPALAVAYGPEAGVTPREDGIIAVTYLDLAANAVGLGGCWCGYLMAAAAHDSGLRSVLGVPDDGAVYGAIMLGKPARRYRAIPPRPEPDIQWLY; the protein is encoded by the coding sequence ATGCCGCTTTTTACAATTGATCCGAACAAATGCAATCGTGACGGCCTCTGTGCCGCGGAGTGCCCGGTCGGGTGCATCGAATTCATTGAAGGCGAGCTCCCCGGCCCCCACGAGAAAAAGCAGTCCTATTGCCTGAACTGCGGGCATTGCGTGGCCGTCTGTCCTTCGGACGCCATAACCCTTGAACGCCTTCCCGCAAAGAGCGTGCGCCTGGACAGGTCCCTGAATATCTCCTGGGAGCAGGCCGAGCAGTATCTCAAGGGACGCCGTTCCGTTCGGTTTTTCAAGGACGAGCCGGTGCCCGAAGTGGTTCTGGCCCGCATCCTGGCCGTCACCGAGTACGCGCCGTCAGGGCACAATGCCCGGCCCACCCGGTGGTCGGTGGCCACGAGCCGCGACAAGGTGGCCGAGCTGGCCGGAGCCGTTGTCAATTGGATGCGGTTTGAAGTGGACCGGGAGAGCCCTGTGGCCGCCCGGCTCCATCTGGCAGGCATTGTCCGCGCCTGGGACAACGGACTGGACCTGGTCTGCCGGAACGCCCCGGCCCTGGCCGTGGCCTACGGCCCGGAAGCAGGCGTCACCCCCCGGGAGGACGGGATCATCGCGGTCACCTATCTGGACCTGGCCGCCAACGCCGTGGGCCTGGGAGGTTGCTGGTGCGGCTACCTGATGGCCGCAGCGGCTCATGATTCGGGGCTCCGGTCCGTCCTTGGCGTGCCCGACGACGGGGCCGTCTACGGCGCGATCATGCTCGGGAAGCCTGCGCGGCGCTATCGGGCCATTCCGCCCCGCCCGGAGCCGGACATCCAGTGGTTGTATTGA